One Bifidobacterium crudilactis genomic region harbors:
- a CDS encoding site-specific integrase, which produces MARRREQRNDWGTILTRKNARGEVTAYQARYVHPLDASKRVQRNFKPDQKLRAENWLEDEHRLVTAHELGKAVWTHPSEREHAEKQSSVIFADYAQAFLDGYRGADGQVLTPSSLRKKREAIAHLNRYFGGKRLVDIDAKSVNTWLDGGYVDGIHALRRSYQVLKAIMKQASASHDGQPPIIEHNPCTRANPRLPKSQQALIPAAMADELQTIYEHMPDYSRISIYLGAVFGLRISEICALQRHDIDIAHRRLYVRHSIGRGLGDTGALVLKEPKTESSADYQIIPEAFIPILQLHMQAHCAREPDAQLIAPRTTAIMNPNSLRGQFEKARVTADRPDLHFHTLRATAITAAAQQGGTPKEVQRYGRHADAEISLALYQRATEEGSTSLADRVFEALVSPDIRQMERTSATVKAELDQARNALEELEQRCVDLRSHIEALDNELKSHADA; this is translated from the coding sequence ATGGCCAGACGCAGAGAGCAGCGCAACGACTGGGGCACGATCCTCACGCGGAAGAACGCCCGTGGTGAGGTGACGGCCTATCAGGCGAGGTATGTGCATCCTTTGGATGCGTCGAAACGGGTGCAGCGGAATTTCAAGCCAGATCAGAAGCTTCGCGCCGAGAACTGGCTGGAGGACGAGCACCGGCTGGTGACCGCTCACGAGCTCGGCAAGGCGGTGTGGACACATCCCAGCGAACGTGAGCATGCCGAGAAGCAATCATCCGTGATATTCGCCGACTACGCGCAAGCCTTCCTTGACGGGTATCGCGGGGCGGATGGCCAGGTGCTCACACCGTCCTCACTGCGTAAGAAACGTGAGGCCATAGCCCATCTGAACCGGTATTTCGGCGGCAAGCGTCTAGTGGATATCGATGCCAAATCTGTCAACACTTGGCTTGACGGGGGTTACGTGGATGGTATTCATGCGTTGCGCCGCTCATATCAGGTGCTCAAGGCCATCATGAAGCAGGCGAGCGCATCACATGACGGGCAGCCGCCGATCATCGAACACAATCCCTGCACCCGCGCCAACCCTCGTCTGCCGAAATCGCAGCAGGCGCTGATACCTGCGGCCATGGCAGACGAACTGCAGACCATCTACGAGCACATGCCTGACTATTCACGCATCTCGATCTATCTGGGCGCGGTGTTCGGCCTGCGCATCAGCGAGATCTGTGCCTTGCAACGGCACGATATCGATATCGCACACCGACGCCTGTACGTGCGGCACTCGATAGGCAGGGGCTTGGGCGATACGGGAGCCTTGGTGCTTAAGGAGCCTAAAACCGAGTCCAGCGCCGACTACCAGATCATCCCCGAAGCCTTCATCCCCATCCTGCAGCTGCACATGCAAGCGCATTGCGCACGGGAACCCGACGCGCAGCTCATCGCACCACGCACCACGGCGATCATGAATCCCAACAGTCTGCGCGGACAGTTCGAGAAAGCCCGTGTGACGGCCGACCGACCCGACCTGCACTTTCACACCTTGAGGGCCACCGCCATCACCGCAGCCGCCCAGCAGGGAGGAACACCGAAAGAGGTGCAACGCTATGGCCGTCACGCCGACGCGGAAATCAGCCTCGCCCTCTACCAGCGCGCCACCGAGGAAGGGTCCACCAGCCTCGCCGACCGCGTCTTTGAAGCCTTGGTCTCACCCGACATCCGTCAGATGGAGCGCACCAGCGCAACAGTGAAAGCGGAACTTGACCAAGCAAGGAACGCTCTGGAAGAGCTCGAACAGCGATGCGTGGATCTACGATCACACATCGAAGCATTGGACAACGAGCTGAAGTCGCACGCGGACGCATAA
- a CDS encoding helix-turn-helix domain-containing protein has translation MPSTLTITETMDILKCSRSYVEKLMYSGKLIYYKPTKRHVLIDADSLSKLLRPY, from the coding sequence TTGCCCAGCACCCTCACCATCACGGAGACGATGGACATATTGAAATGCTCGCGTTCATACGTCGAGAAGCTCATGTACTCGGGAAAGCTGATCTACTACAAGCCGACAAAACGACACGTACTGATTGACGCCGACAGCCTATCGAAACTGTTGCGACCGTATTGA